GCGCTGCTTAGGGAACCAGCCGCGTACGACCCTTGGCGCGACGGCGCTTGAGAACCAGCCGGCCGGCCTTGGTCGCCATGCGGGCGCGAAAGCCGTGCGT
Above is a window of Candidatus Binatia bacterium DNA encoding:
- the rpmH gene encoding 50S ribosomal protein L34, whose translation is MKRTYQPSKIKRVRTHGFRARMATKAGRLVLKRRRAKGRTRLVP